Proteins found in one Seonamhaeicola sp. S2-3 genomic segment:
- the atpD gene encoding F0F1 ATP synthase subunit beta, translating to MSKVTGKVAQIVGPVIDVEFGAGSELPKIYDSLEIKRPDGSTLVLEVQSHIGEDTVRTIAMDSSDGLSRGTEVVATGAPIQMPIGEDVYGRLFNVIGDAIDGLGNLPKANDDGLPIHRQAPKFEDLSTSTEVLFTGIKVIDLIEPYAKGGKIGLFGGAGVGKTVLIQELINNIAKGHGGLSVFAGVGERTREGNDLLREMLESGIIKYGEDFLHSMEEGGWDLAKVDKSAMKDSKATFVFGQMNEPPGARARVALSGLTIAEYFRDGAGDGQGKDVLFFVDNIFRFTQAGSEVSALLGRMPSAVGYQPTLATEMGAMQERITSTKKGSITSVQAVYVPADDLTDPAPATTFAHLDATTVLSRKIAELGIYPAVDPLDSTSRILTADILGDDHYNCAQRVKELLQRYKELQDIIAILGMEELSEEDKLAVSRARRVQRFLSQPFHVAEQFTGIPGVLVDIKDTIKGFNMIMDGELDHLPEAAFNLKGTIEDAIEAGEKMLAEA from the coding sequence ATGTCAAAAGTTACAGGTAAAGTTGCACAAATAGTAGGACCAGTTATTGATGTAGAATTCGGAGCAGGGTCTGAACTTCCAAAGATTTACGATTCGTTAGAAATTAAAAGACCAGACGGCTCTACATTAGTACTTGAAGTACAATCTCACATTGGTGAAGATACTGTACGTACAATTGCAATGGATTCATCAGATGGTTTAAGCAGAGGAACAGAAGTTGTTGCAACAGGAGCACCAATTCAAATGCCTATAGGTGAAGATGTTTACGGACGTTTATTTAACGTAATTGGAGATGCCATTGATGGTTTAGGTAATTTACCTAAAGCTAATGATGACGGGTTACCAATTCACCGTCAAGCACCTAAATTTGAAGATTTATCTACTTCAACAGAAGTGTTATTTACAGGTATTAAAGTTATCGATTTAATTGAGCCTTACGCTAAAGGTGGTAAAATTGGATTATTTGGTGGTGCCGGTGTAGGTAAAACTGTATTAATTCAAGAATTAATTAACAATATTGCAAAAGGTCACGGTGGTTTATCGGTATTTGCCGGTGTAGGTGAAAGAACTCGTGAAGGAAATGACCTTTTAAGAGAGATGTTAGAATCTGGTATTATTAAATACGGTGAAGATTTCTTACACTCTATGGAAGAAGGCGGATGGGATTTAGCTAAGGTTGATAAATCGGCCATGAAAGATTCTAAAGCTACTTTCGTATTCGGGCAAATGAATGAGCCACCAGGAGCACGTGCTCGTGTTGCCTTATCTGGTTTAACAATTGCAGAATATTTCCGTGATGGAGCTGGAGATGGCCAAGGTAAAGATGTACTTTTCTTCGTAGATAACATTTTCCGTTTTACGCAAGCAGGTTCAGAGGTATCGGCACTTTTAGGTCGTATGCCATCTGCGGTAGGTTACCAACCAACACTAGCAACAGAAATGGGTGCTATGCAAGAGCGTATTACGTCAACTAAAAAAGGTTCTATTACATCTGTACAAGCGGTTTACGTACCTGCAGATGATTTAACAGATCCAGCACCAGCAACAACCTTTGCTCACCTTGATGCAACAACAGTATTATCTCGTAAAATTGCTGAGTTAGGTATTTATCCTGCGGTAGACCCATTAGATTCTACCTCTCGTATCTTAACTGCAGATATTTTAGGTGATGATCATTATAACTGTGCTCAAAGAGTAAAAGAGTTATTGCAACGCTATAAAGAATTACAAGATATTATTGCTATTCTTGGTATGGAAGAGCTTTCTGAAGAAGATAAATTAGCGGTATCAAGAGCAAGACGTGTACAACGTTTCTTATCACAACCATTCCACGTTGCAGAGCAATTTACTGGTATACCAGGAGTTTTAGTAGATATTAAAGATACTATTAAAGGCTTTAATATGATTATGGATGGTGAATTAGACCACCTTCCTGAAGCAGCTTTCAACCTTAAAGGTACCATTGAAGATGCTATTGAAGCTGGAGAGAAAATGTTAGCTGAAGCGTAA
- a CDS encoding SGNH/GDSL hydrolase family protein: MNFNSKYIGLFIALLGLVACNDPEDVLADFNIDTSTEIAPDLNTGSVDFSTYVSVGNSLTAGFTDNALFIAGQENSMPNILSQKFAMLGGGSFTQPLMNDNFGGLILGGNILYDPDTGEQLFTPRLVTTGSAPLALEEVIGSVTPTTDFLLNNPTGPFNNMGVPGAKSFHMIATGYGNIANFPSAANPYFIRMTGSTPDASILELAMSQNPTFFTLWAGNNDVLGYATTGGDGSDPITDKATFDFAINSLVTSLTSNGAKGVMANIPYVTDIPHFTTVTYDALDPNDEDNGPALVAQIPTLNQVYGAINQIFAALDPSRTITFSTTEANGVVIYDETLTDLSAQITAALSSSSSFSLFVQSLGLSEQEVPLVATLMGNAYGQARQANENDLLLLSSASVIGEVNSFSFNALKGYGLSDALAAQFSIEGITLPLIDKWVLLPSEQEEIKNAIDEFNATIKNAADAAGLAFVDANALLSELATTGLASNNFILTSNLVTGGAFSLDGVHLTARGYAFMANEFMKAIDATYGTNFEASGNLVDIGNYPTNYSPTLQ; encoded by the coding sequence ATGAATTTTAACTCAAAATATATAGGGCTTTTTATTGCTCTTCTTGGATTAGTTGCTTGTAACGACCCTGAAGATGTTTTAGCCGATTTTAATATAGATACAAGCACTGAAATAGCACCAGATTTAAATACTGGTTCCGTTGATTTTTCAACCTACGTATCTGTAGGAAACTCATTAACCGCTGGTTTTACAGACAATGCGCTTTTTATTGCTGGTCAAGAAAACTCCATGCCTAATATACTATCGCAAAAATTTGCAATGTTAGGTGGTGGCTCATTTACACAACCCTTAATGAATGATAATTTTGGCGGACTCATTTTAGGCGGAAACATTCTCTATGATCCAGATACAGGTGAACAACTTTTTACACCTCGCTTGGTTACAACTGGTAGTGCGCCTTTAGCTTTAGAGGAAGTTATAGGAAGTGTAACACCAACCACAGACTTTTTATTAAATAACCCAACAGGACCATTTAATAATATGGGCGTTCCAGGAGCTAAAAGTTTCCATATGATTGCTACAGGTTATGGAAACATTGCCAACTTCCCTTCTGCGGCTAACCCGTATTTTATAAGAATGACTGGTAGCACTCCCGATGCAAGTATTTTAGAATTAGCCATGAGCCAAAACCCAACATTTTTTACGCTTTGGGCAGGAAATAATGATGTTTTAGGATACGCAACCACAGGTGGTGACGGATCAGACCCTATTACAGATAAGGCTACCTTTGATTTTGCTATTAATTCTTTAGTAACCTCTTTAACCTCAAATGGTGCTAAAGGTGTTATGGCTAACATTCCATATGTAACAGATATTCCACACTTTACAACTGTTACTTACGATGCTTTAGACCCTAATGACGAAGATAATGGACCTGCGCTTGTTGCTCAAATACCAACATTAAATCAAGTTTACGGAGCCATAAATCAAATTTTTGCAGCTTTAGACCCTTCTAGAACCATTACTTTTTCAACAACAGAAGCTAATGGTGTGGTTATTTATGACGAAACTTTAACTGATTTATCTGCTCAAATCACAGCTGCCTTAAGTTCTAGTTCTAGCTTTTCATTATTTGTTCAAAGCTTAGGCTTATCTGAACAAGAAGTTCCTTTAGTAGCAACTTTAATGGGCAATGCCTACGGACAAGCAAGACAAGCCAATGAAAATGATTTGTTACTACTATCAAGTGCTTCAGTAATTGGTGAAGTTAATAGTTTTTCATTCAATGCTCTAAAAGGCTATGGGTTATCTGATGCTTTAGCTGCTCAATTTTCAATTGAAGGTATAACACTGCCTTTAATAGACAAATGGGTATTACTACCTAGTGAACAAGAGGAAATTAAAAATGCTATAGATGAATTTAATGCCACCATTAAAAACGCTGCTGATGCTGCTGGTTTAGCATTTGTTGATGCAAACGCTTTACTGTCAGAATTAGCAACAACAGGATTAGCTTCTAATAATTTTATTTTAACTTCAAACTTAGTAACAGGCGGAGCCTTCTCGCTTGATGGCGTGCATCTAACAGCAAGAGGTTATGCTTTTATGGCAAATGAATTTATGAAAGCCATTGATGCTACTTACGGAACTAATTTTGAAGCCTCAGGAAATTTAGTTGATATAGGAAATTATCCAACCAACTATTCCCCAACGTTACAATAA
- a CDS encoding TonB-dependent receptor domain-containing protein, which translates to MKTIFPIIMLFFCGLTYSQTTISGSVTDENKQPIPGANIIILGTSTGVVSDFDGNFTLTFSQNPPFTVQASSVGFETVTQKVTANNQVINFVLKEGNALDEVVISASRTPERIFESPVTVERFGLKEIKNTASADFYDGLENLKGVDVNTNSLTFKSVNTRGFATFANNRFMQLVDGMDNSTPALNFPIGNLVGMVETDVQSVELLPGASSALYGANAFNGILFMRSKNPFDHHGISAYYKQGITSQESAGDNSYTDFGIRMAHKFSDKFAAKVNFGYLKGTDWAATSEVDKIDPTRTRADLDYDGINVYGDEVSANIRSEAPESVKGIIPDVNVSRTGYNERDLTDYNAESIKADWGLYFRPWENDFEIQYVGKVGTGTTIYQGTNRYNIDNFFQQQHKIEFKNDNFFLRGYVVADKAGDSYDMVFTGININRAWKSDEQWFKEYIETYAGATLGGATEAEAHAAARAQAESGRYEPGSNEFVAAFNKSINDPDLSTGSKFQDASKYYHADANYNFGHLIDWAEIQVGGSYRKYSLNSSGTIYTDNDGPIHYSEFGLYSQIQKNIELNDDLQLKLTGSIRYDKSEFFDGFLSPRISAGLTVNKNHNFRASVQTGFRNPTTQDLFIGLDAGRAILVGSAPDNLDRYVRTFDVSDEGQALGQGATVTQTGRVTYENSYTASSVLEMADTGNPAVLEIANPDIIQPEQVSSAEIGYRGKFNNLIVDFSAYYNKYKDFISQEVVIAPFYGTVGDGGLSIAAIANDDYQAYSSYTNSPADVNSYGASIGLSTKIFGNFDLSGNYTFAKLDFDRTKYPDFTTNFNTPEHKFKASFGNTELFKNFGFNIAYRFSDDYYWEATFGNGLVPEYHVVDAQINLKVPSLKSSFKAGATNLLGEEYFTAFGTGFIGSMYYVSWTINNL; encoded by the coding sequence ATGAAGACAATTTTTCCTATTATTATGTTGTTTTTTTGTGGTTTAACCTACTCTCAAACAACAATTTCAGGTTCTGTCACAGATGAAAATAAACAACCCATCCCAGGTGCTAACATTATCATCCTTGGTACCAGTACAGGGGTAGTTTCAGACTTTGATGGAAATTTTACATTAACTTTTTCTCAAAACCCTCCATTTACAGTTCAAGCAAGTAGCGTTGGTTTTGAAACAGTAACTCAAAAGGTTACTGCAAATAATCAAGTTATTAACTTTGTTTTAAAAGAAGGTAATGCGCTCGATGAAGTGGTTATTTCTGCTTCAAGAACTCCAGAACGCATTTTTGAATCGCCCGTTACTGTTGAAAGATTCGGACTTAAAGAAATTAAAAACACGGCCTCTGCCGATTTTTATGATGGTTTAGAAAACCTTAAAGGTGTTGATGTAAATACAAACAGTTTAACCTTTAAATCTGTTAACACTCGTGGTTTTGCAACCTTTGCAAACAATCGTTTTATGCAATTGGTTGACGGTATGGATAACTCAACCCCTGCACTTAACTTCCCCATAGGAAATTTAGTAGGAATGGTAGAAACAGATGTACAAAGCGTTGAACTACTACCTGGGGCTTCATCTGCTCTTTATGGCGCTAATGCTTTTAACGGCATTTTATTTATGCGAAGTAAAAATCCTTTTGACCACCACGGAATTAGTGCGTATTACAAACAGGGTATAACGTCGCAAGAGTCTGCTGGAGACAATAGCTATACAGACTTTGGTATAAGAATGGCTCACAAATTCAGCGATAAATTTGCTGCCAAAGTTAATTTTGGCTACTTAAAAGGAACAGATTGGGCTGCTACTAGTGAAGTAGATAAAATTGACCCAACTAGAACCAGAGCAGATTTAGACTATGATGGAATAAACGTTTATGGTGATGAAGTATCAGCAAATATTAGATCTGAAGCGCCTGAATCTGTAAAAGGAATCATCCCTGATGTTAATGTAAGTAGAACAGGATATAATGAAAGAGATTTAACAGACTACAATGCCGAAAGTATAAAAGCAGATTGGGGCTTGTATTTCCGTCCATGGGAAAACGATTTTGAAATTCAATATGTTGGTAAAGTAGGCACTGGTACTACCATATACCAAGGCACAAATAGATATAACATTGACAACTTCTTCCAACAACAACATAAAATTGAATTTAAAAATGATAACTTTTTCTTAAGAGGCTATGTGGTTGCAGACAAAGCTGGAGATTCTTATGATATGGTTTTCACCGGAATTAACATTAACAGAGCTTGGAAAAGTGATGAACAATGGTTTAAAGAATATATTGAAACTTATGCAGGAGCTACACTTGGCGGTGCTACCGAAGCCGAAGCCCATGCAGCAGCTAGAGCGCAAGCAGAATCTGGAAGATACGAACCCGGATCAAATGAGTTTGTGGCGGCCTTTAACAAAAGTATAAACGACCCAGATTTATCTACTGGATCTAAATTTCAAGATGCTTCAAAATACTATCACGCTGATGCTAATTATAATTTTGGACACCTAATAGATTGGGCCGAAATTCAAGTTGGGGGTTCTTACAGAAAATACAGTTTAAATTCTTCTGGAACTATTTATACAGATAATGATGGACCAATACATTATTCTGAATTTGGTTTATATTCTCAAATTCAGAAAAACATCGAATTAAATGATGATTTACAACTAAAACTTACTGGTTCTATTCGTTATGATAAATCAGAATTTTTTGATGGTTTCTTATCTCCAAGAATATCGGCTGGTTTAACCGTAAACAAAAATCATAACTTTAGAGCATCTGTACAAACAGGATTTAGAAATCCAACTACTCAAGATTTATTTATTGGTTTAGATGCTGGTAGAGCTATTTTGGTTGGTTCTGCTCCAGACAATTTAGACCGATATGTACGTACTTTTGATGTTAGTGATGAAGGACAAGCTTTAGGGCAAGGAGCTACCGTTACGCAAACAGGTAGAGTTACTTATGAAAACTCATATACAGCAAGTTCTGTTTTAGAAATGGCAGACACAGGAAATCCTGCTGTTTTAGAAATTGCTAATCCTGATATTATTCAGCCAGAGCAAGTATCTTCTGCAGAAATAGGTTATAGAGGTAAGTTTAATAACTTAATTGTAGATTTTAGTGCTTACTACAACAAATACAAAGATTTCATATCGCAAGAAGTTGTAATTGCTCCTTTTTACGGCACCGTTGGTGATGGTGGTTTATCTATAGCTGCAATTGCTAACGATGATTACCAAGCTTATAGTTCTTATACAAACTCACCTGCAGACGTTAATTCATACGGGGCTTCTATTGGATTATCTACCAAAATTTTTGGAAACTTTGATTTAAGTGGTAATTATACCTTTGCTAAACTAGATTTTGATAGAACTAAATATCCAGATTTCACTACAAACTTTAATACACCAGAACATAAATTTAAAGCATCATTCGGAAACACAGAGTTATTTAAAAATTTCGGATTTAATATTGCTTATAGATTTAGTGATGACTACTATTGGGAAGCTACTTTTGGTAATGGTCTTGTTCCTGAATACCACGTGGTTGATGCTCAAATTAATTTAAAAGTTCCTAGCTTAAAATCATCTTTCAAAGCAGGTGCTACAAACTTATTAGGAGAAGAGTACTTTACTGCTTTCGGTACAGGTTTCATAGGATCAATGTACTACGTTTCATGGACAATTAACAACTTATAA
- the glmS gene encoding glutamine--fructose-6-phosphate transaminase (isomerizing): protein MCGIVGYIGHREAYPIIIEGLKRLEYRGYDSAGIALFDGKDLKVSKTKGKVADLEAISEKEITKTGNVGIGHTRWATHGVPNDVNSHPHVSNSGNLVIIHNGIIENYESLKQELISRGYTFKSDTDTEVLINLIEDVKKQEGVKLGKAVQIALNQVIGAYAITVFDKNKPEEIVVARLGSPLAVGIGEDEFFIASDASPFIEYTKEAIYLEDEEMAIIRFHKGIKIRKIKDDSLVDPYVQTLQLNLEEIEKGGYDHFMLKEIHEQPKAITDTYRGRLLRDQAIIKMAGVEDNMKKFLNANRIIIVACGTSWHAGLVAEYIFEDLARIPVEVEYASEFRYRNPVIREDDVLIAISQSGETADTLAAIKLAKSKGAFVFGVCNVVGSSIARETDAGAYTHAGPEIGVASTKAFTTQITVLTLMALRLARAKGTISSSDFRRHLLELEMIPSKVEKSLESDAHIKYIADIYKDAPNCLYLGRGYNFPVALEGALKLKEISYIHAEGYPAAEMKHGPIALIDENMPIIVIATKKGHYEKVVSNIQEIKSRKGKIIGIVTEGDEQVKELADHVIEIPETLESLSPLLTTIPLQLLSYYIAVMLGKNVDQPRNLAKSVTVE from the coding sequence ATGTGTGGCATAGTTGGATATATAGGACACCGCGAAGCTTATCCTATCATAATAGAAGGACTTAAGCGATTAGAATACCGTGGATATGACAGTGCAGGAATTGCATTATTTGATGGAAAAGACCTTAAAGTTTCAAAAACCAAAGGCAAAGTAGCAGATCTTGAAGCTATTTCAGAAAAAGAAATCACAAAAACTGGTAATGTAGGCATAGGTCATACACGTTGGGCTACACATGGTGTTCCTAATGATGTAAACTCACACCCCCATGTTTCAAACTCTGGTAACCTTGTAATAATACACAATGGTATTATTGAAAACTACGAATCTTTAAAACAAGAACTTATTTCTAGAGGATATACTTTTAAATCTGATACAGATACCGAAGTTCTAATAAATTTAATAGAAGACGTAAAAAAACAAGAAGGCGTTAAACTCGGGAAAGCTGTTCAAATTGCCTTAAACCAAGTAATTGGCGCTTACGCAATAACTGTTTTTGACAAAAACAAACCAGAGGAGATAGTAGTGGCTCGTTTAGGAAGCCCTTTAGCTGTTGGTATAGGTGAAGATGAATTTTTTATTGCAAGTGATGCCTCTCCTTTTATAGAATACACAAAAGAAGCCATTTATTTAGAAGATGAAGAAATGGCTATTATAAGATTCCATAAAGGCATTAAAATAAGAAAAATTAAAGACGATTCTTTAGTAGACCCTTATGTTCAAACACTTCAATTAAACCTTGAAGAAATTGAAAAAGGCGGGTATGATCATTTTATGCTAAAGGAAATTCATGAGCAACCAAAAGCTATAACAGACACATACAGAGGAAGACTTTTAAGAGACCAAGCTATTATAAAAATGGCAGGAGTTGAAGACAACATGAAAAAATTCCTCAATGCCAACAGAATTATTATTGTTGCGTGTGGTACTTCATGGCACGCTGGTTTGGTTGCAGAATATATTTTTGAAGACTTAGCTAGAATACCTGTTGAAGTTGAATATGCTTCAGAATTTAGATACAGAAACCCTGTAATTAGAGAAGATGATGTTTTAATAGCCATTTCACAATCTGGTGAAACCGCCGATACTCTAGCGGCTATAAAACTTGCTAAATCTAAAGGCGCCTTTGTTTTTGGTGTATGTAATGTAGTGGGTTCTTCTATTGCTAGAGAAACCGATGCAGGTGCTTATACCCATGCAGGCCCAGAAATAGGAGTAGCATCAACCAAAGCATTTACAACGCAAATTACCGTATTAACATTAATGGCTTTAAGATTAGCTAGAGCAAAAGGAACTATAAGCAGTTCAGATTTTAGACGCCATTTGTTAGAATTAGAAATGATTCCTAGTAAAGTAGAAAAATCATTAGAATCTGATGCGCATATTAAGTACATAGCCGATATCTACAAAGATGCTCCTAACTGTTTATATTTAGGAAGAGGCTATAACTTCCCCGTTGCTCTAGAAGGCGCATTAAAATTAAAAGAGATTTCATATATCCATGCCGAAGGTTATCCTGCTGCCGAAATGAAACACGGCCCTATTGCTTTAATAGATGAAAACATGCCAATCATTGTAATTGCTACTAAAAAAGGCCATTACGAAAAAGTAGTTAGCAACATTCAGGAAATAAAATCTAGAAAAGGAAAAATTATAGGAATTGTAACAGAAGGTGATGAACAAGTAAAAGAACTTGCAGACCACGTTATTGAAATTCCAGAAACCTTAGAATCTCTTTCACCACTTCTTACCACAATTCCGCTACAATTACTATCATACTACATTGCAGTTATGTTAGGTAAAAATGTAGATCAACCTAGAAATTTAGCAAAATCTGTTACTGTAGAATAG
- a CDS encoding DUF4270 domain-containing protein, with translation MKKTIKALQIPVILLLLVISFIACDKDFNIIDSDVLGRNHANFNTDVDTLPIVSYNKILDSVQINGLPSNLLGYYNDPEYGPTTASVITQIIPNSYDPDFGENPVIDSVVLSVPYYSEITGIDDDGNTTYSINDSLYGNPISNMKLSIYENGYFLRDFNPDNLEEGQNYYSHANSGDPSSNYALTDNTLINFDAFKGALIKDTIFTPSSNPIVTVVRTDSDTTETISVPALRIKLDNNFWNSAIISKEGQTELSNASNFKNYFRGLYFKAEAISGNGSMVLLNFGSSDASVTIYYSSDDEDNAGEQIQSTYSFNFSGNRLNTFINEHTVVIPTPNKTLGDDKIYLKGGQGSMAIVDLFPTTEALNDFLNEFRIPDGDDYLKDESTGEYVLKKLINEAHLLIYEDETSTTSLDDYHKYDRIYAYDIENNSETIDYLFDVTENTSEPVNSRIISLGVRDTINKNFKIRLTEHLNNILVNDSTNTKIGLVLSTNVNLTTNSEILKSEDVVTAIPMATVLAPKGTILHGSNSANQEKRMILKLFYTEPK, from the coding sequence ATGAAAAAGACTATTAAAGCCCTTCAAATTCCCGTTATTCTTCTTTTGCTTGTAATATCGTTTATTGCTTGTGATAAAGACTTTAACATAATTGATAGTGATGTTTTAGGTAGAAACCACGCTAATTTTAATACAGACGTAGATACTTTACCTATTGTATCATATAATAAAATACTAGACTCTGTTCAAATAAACGGACTGCCTTCTAATTTATTAGGGTATTATAATGACCCAGAATACGGTCCAACCACAGCTAGTGTTATAACCCAAATAATTCCAAATTCATATGATCCCGATTTTGGAGAAAACCCAGTTATAGACTCTGTAGTATTAAGCGTGCCTTATTATAGTGAAATTACTGGAATTGATGACGATGGTAACACTACTTACTCTATAAACGATTCCTTATACGGTAACCCAATTTCTAACATGAAATTATCTATTTATGAAAATGGTTACTTTTTAAGAGATTTTAACCCAGATAATCTAGAAGAAGGCCAAAACTACTACTCGCATGCAAATAGCGGAGACCCTAGCAGTAATTATGCCCTTACAGACAATACATTAATAAATTTTGATGCCTTTAAAGGCGCATTAATTAAAGACACCATATTTACACCTAGTAGCAACCCAATAGTTACAGTTGTTAGAACAGATTCTGACACTACCGAAACTATAAGTGTTCCTGCACTAAGAATTAAACTTGATAACAACTTTTGGAACTCTGCAATTATTAGTAAAGAAGGACAAACAGAATTAAGTAATGCTAGTAATTTTAAAAACTATTTCAGAGGCCTTTATTTTAAAGCCGAAGCAATAAGTGGAAATGGAAGCATGGTGTTATTAAATTTCGGTTCATCTGACGCTAGCGTAACAATTTATTACTCTAGTGATGACGAAGATAATGCTGGAGAACAAATTCAAAGCACTTATAGCTTTAACTTTAGTGGTAACAGATTAAATACTTTTATTAATGAACATACGGTAGTAATACCAACACCTAATAAAACCTTAGGCGATGATAAAATTTATTTAAAAGGCGGTCAAGGGTCTATGGCTATTGTAGATTTGTTTCCAACAACAGAAGCCTTGAATGATTTTCTTAATGAATTTAGAATTCCTGATGGTGATGACTACCTAAAAGATGAATCCACAGGAGAATATGTCTTAAAAAAACTTATCAACGAAGCACATTTACTTATTTATGAAGACGAAACATCAACAACCTCACTTGATGATTATCATAAATACGACAGAATTTATGCCTACGATATTGAGAATAATTCTGAAACCATAGATTATTTATTTGATGTTACTGAAAACACTTCAGAACCTGTAAACTCAAGAATAATAAGTCTTGGTGTTAGAGATACCATTAATAAGAATTTTAAAATTCGTTTAACAGAGCATTTAAACAATATTTTAGTTAACGATTCTACTAACACCAAAATAGGGTTAGTACTATCAACAAATGTTAATTTAACCACTAATTCTGAAATTTTAAAAAGTGAAGATGTAGTTACCGCTATTCCTATGGCAACTGTTCTAGCTCCAAAAGGAACTATTTTACACGGAAGTAATAGCGCTAACCAAGAAAAACGCATGATTTTAAAACTCTTTTACACTGAGCCTAAATAA
- a CDS encoding glycogen/starch synthase, which yields MKDKRILYVSSEVVPYLPETEISSMSFEAPRLVNQQGGQIRIFMPRYGNINERRHQLHEVIRLSGINLVINDLDMPLIIKVASIPKERIQVYFIDNDEYFKRKATLTDEDGQLFSDNDERAIFFAKGVIETVKKLNWAPDIIHVHGWLAALLPVYLKEYYKDEPLFSESKIVTSVYNQSFDDTLNKDMINKIKFDNINEDAIKTIEEPSYINLMKIAIDYSDALIIGSENIPEALDSYLKASDKPILEYKNRDEFGEAYTTFFNNTVLS from the coding sequence ATGAAAGATAAGAGGATATTGTATGTATCATCTGAAGTAGTGCCTTATTTACCCGAAACCGAAATTTCTTCAATGTCGTTCGAAGCTCCAAGACTTGTAAATCAACAAGGAGGGCAAATTCGAATTTTTATGCCTAGATACGGAAATATTAATGAGCGCAGACATCAATTACATGAAGTTATCAGGCTTTCTGGAATAAACTTAGTAATTAACGATTTAGATATGCCACTTATAATTAAAGTAGCATCTATTCCTAAAGAACGTATTCAAGTTTATTTTATTGATAATGACGAATACTTTAAACGAAAAGCAACCTTAACAGATGAAGATGGCCAACTGTTTTCTGATAATGATGAGCGTGCCATATTTTTTGCAAAAGGCGTAATAGAAACCGTTAAAAAATTAAATTGGGCACCAGATATTATTCATGTTCATGGGTGGTTAGCCGCTCTTTTACCTGTGTATTTAAAAGAATACTACAAAGATGAACCTTTATTTAGTGAAAGTAAAATTGTTACTTCGGTTTACAACCAAAGTTTTGATGATACTTTAAATAAAGATATGATTAATAAAATTAAATTTGATAATATAAATGAAGATGCCATAAAAACCATTGAGGAACCTTCATATATTAATTTAATGAAAATTGCTATTGATTATTCTGACGCATTAATTATAGGCTCTGAAAATATTCCAGAAGCTTTAGACTCTTACTTAAAAGCATCAGATAAGCCTATTTTAGAATATAAAAATAGAGATGAATTTGGCGAAGCTTACACAACATTTTTTAATAATACCGTTTTAAGCTAA